The Oncorhynchus clarkii lewisi isolate Uvic-CL-2024 chromosome 29, UVic_Ocla_1.0, whole genome shotgun sequence genome contains a region encoding:
- the LOC139388361 gene encoding 14 kDa phosphohistidine phosphatase-like has protein sequence MCTQTKAASLMANIPEAEIDPTGVFKYVLIRVHSKEDGDDSSLDIVRGYAWAEYHADIYDKVAEELEKGGHLDCECIGGGRIKHDCQSKKIHVYGYSMGFGKANHAVSTEKLKVRYPKYEITWADEGY, from the exons ATGTGTACTCAAACGAAGGCTGCTTCCCTAATGGCGAACATTCCAGAGGCAGAAATCGACCCGACGGGTGTGTTCAAATACGTTCTCATTCGAGTACACAGTAAAGAAGACGGCGACGATTCGAGCCTAGATATTGTACGTGGATATGCCTGGGCCGAATATCATG CGGATATCTATGACAAGGTAGCAGAGGAGCTTGAGAAAGGAGGGCACCTGGACTGTGAATGTATTGGAGGAGGAAGGATTAAGCACGACTGCCAGTCAAAGAAGATCCACGTCTATGGCTACTCCATG GGCTTTGGCAAAGCAAATCACGCTGTTTCCACAGAGAAACTGAAGGTGCGCTATCCTAAATACGAGATCACCTGGGCTGATGAGGGATACTGA
- the LOC139388605 gene encoding ectonucleoside triphosphate diphosphohydrolase 2-like translates to MAKRRCHIFATVALLLFGIVAILLLTIPTDDLTEPPEFMYGIVLDAGSSHTAMYIYKWPADKQNGTGVVTQHTECHPKGGGISSYAGQQREAGRSLQSCLDQATRDIPRARHHLTPVYLGATAGMRLLNISSPVQSAQVLKEVGRTIQSYPFNYQGAAILSGQEEGAYGWVTVNYLLENFIKYGFVGHWLSPGRQTVGALDFGGASTQITFVTKDEVEDKRDRMNLRLYGHDYSLYTHSFLCYGRDQVFKRLLAHLVTGQGHTGKMSHPCFPAGYNVTMKVGTLFDSPCTVGLTPSSGYNPQAALSVEGSGDYDHCLGNMTEIFSFHSCPFSQCSFDKVFQPNVSGSFMAFSAFFYIHQFLQTTTGILVATPAQLEEAARAVCNMSINEMLVLAPDQEPRLQDFCAASVFTKVLFTRGYGFDEISFPRISFQKKAGDTSVGWALGYMLSLSSLLPGESVGLRKALKPGAWAALLFLFALLLTTALMYVSLQACRGKKKGSSDIAS, encoded by the exons TATGGGATAGTTCTGGACGCAGGCTCCTCTCACACAGCCATGTACATCTACAAGTGGCCGGCAGACAAGCAGAATGGCACGGGTGTGGTCACTCAGCACACTGAATGCCACCCCAAGG GTGGAGGAATCTCTAGCTATGCGGGACAGCAGCGAGAGGCAGGGAGAAGCCTCCAGTCTTGTCTGGACCAGGCCACTCGGGACATCCCCAGAGCCAGGCACCACCTCACACCTGTCTACCTCGGAGCCACCGCTGGCATGAGGCTGCTCAA TATCTCCAGCCCTGTCCAGTCAGCTCAGGTCTTAAAAGAAGTGGGTCGAACAATCCAGTCCTATCCTTTTAACTACCAGGGGGCAGCCATCTTAAGTGGCCAGGAGGAGGGAGCGTACGGCTGGGTCACTGTCAACTATCTCTTGGAGAACTTCATCAAG TATGGCTTTGTGGGCCATTGGCTGAGCCCAGGCAGACAGACTGTGGGGGCGCTGGACTTTGGTGGGGCTTCCACCCAGATCACCTTTGTGACCAAGGACGAGGTGGAGGACAAGAGGGACAGGATGAATCTACGTTTGTATGGCCATGACTACTCCCTGTACACACACAGCTTCCTGTGCTACGGACGAGACCAGGTCTTCAAACGCCTACTGGCTCACTTGGTGACG ggtcagggtcacaCAGGGAAAATGTCCCACCCGTGCTTCCCTGCAGGCTACAACGTCACCATGAAGGTGGGGACATTGTTTGACTCTCCCTGCACGGTGGGCCTGACACCCAGCTCTGGCTACAATCCCCAGGCAGCCCTATCTGTGGAGGGCAGTGGCGACTATGATCACTGCCTGGGCAACATGACTGAGATCTTCTCCTTCCACAGCTGCCCCTTCTCCCAGTGCTCCTTTGACAAGGTGTTCCAGCCCAATGTCAGTGGCAGCTTCATG GCGTTCTCAGCCTTCTTCTACATTCACCAGTTCCTACAGACTACTACAGGAATTCTTGTTGCCACCCCTGCCCAACTGGAAGAGGCAGCCCGTGCTGTCTGTAACATGAGCATCAATGAG ATGTTGGTGCTGGCCCCAGACCAGGAGCCTCGTCTGCAGGACTTCTGTGCTGCTTCTGTCTTCACCAAGGTGCTCTTCACGAGAGGCTATGGCTTTGACGAGATCTCATTCCCCCGCATTTCTTTCCAGAAAAAG GCAGGGGATACCTCTGTGGGCTGGGCCCTGGGCTACATGCTCAGTTTGAGCAGTCTGCTGCCGGGGGAGAGCGTAGGCCTGAGGAAGGCTCTGAAACCTGGAGCCTGGGCGGCCCTGCTCTTCCTCTTCGCCCTACTCCTCACCACCGCCCTGATGTACGTCTCCCTGCAAGCCTGCCGCGGGAAGAAGAAAGGAAGCAGTGACATTGCCAGCTAA